The Pseudoalteromonas ruthenica genome has a window encoding:
- a CDS encoding efflux RND transporter permease subunit has product MLAASVKHATLVAVAVLICVILGVVAAFKIPVQMIPDLEVRTITVVTNWPGATPQDVEKEILIEQERYLRSLANLKRMSSYANTGEAEIELEFPFGVDVNEALINVSNALSQVPNYPENVDQPVLYSSSFSANAFMFFTLKPQPGNPLNIDVDMLRDYAEDFVRPEMERVSGVSQVNVRGGALYQVQILIDQQQLASRNISLVAVRDAIRSRNRDASAGDIDGGKRRYLLRMVGRFESAQALAELVIAQRDNTTIRLKDVATIKLDHYELRDIDYNDGERALMLSVRRESGSNVMAIKEQMMQVVERINQDMLANNGLQLTLLSDDVRYVKGSVENVWTNLALGALLATLVMFWFLKSPRSTLIGVLGIPICTIAAFLGLLLFERTINVISLAGVAFAIGMTVDNTIVVLENIEQARRRGLDKINAAIAGVQEVWPAVVASTLTTVLVFAPILFIRQEAGQLYSDVAIAISAAIIASMLVALMVVPAACARFTQHSAQRGENLAKPMALPRAIVTMLAHPTQRRLCIVIGVFALLGGAWLLMPKAEYLPEGEEPKAFSMMIAPPGYNLSHMQKISDELLPYFNRHLNDDGTAYNAGETAMPPLKYYSMSVGVGSIWFLSEPKDPQHIEAMMAAITDKFKSYPGMRAFSSRGSIISSNDGGTRAVAIDISGPEQTALYRAADAVYRLASEVFDNPQVDSEPSSLTLDQPLIEIKPRWQRLAEVGVSAEELGYTVAALSDGAYVDELILDDDKVDVFLFSEAGNRQSLAQLAQSPVVTPQGILPLNALADLEEKADSDSLRRVDGRRTVTVYIIPPRDVALETAQQRVREQLLVQLKQQGDLLPGVNVSIGGAADQLDKTRAALSSNFIVALALCYLLLVAIFKHWGYPLFIMATVPLGMAGGLLGLVMINGLGGLLAGFHQPFDMITMLGFLILLGTVVNNPILIVDQSRRNIESGAQSVLEAVTNALQTRLKPIVMSTMTTLCGLAPLVFIPGEGSELYRGVGMIVLCGIAVSTLVSLTVLPALLVSLLRHKQR; this is encoded by the coding sequence ATGTTAGCGGCGTCAGTAAAGCATGCGACTTTGGTCGCCGTTGCCGTGCTCATCTGCGTGATTTTGGGCGTGGTCGCGGCTTTTAAAATACCCGTGCAGATGATCCCTGATCTTGAAGTGCGCACCATTACTGTGGTTACCAACTGGCCTGGAGCAACGCCACAAGATGTAGAAAAAGAAATTCTTATTGAGCAAGAACGCTATTTACGATCGTTGGCAAACTTAAAAAGAATGTCCAGTTATGCCAATACCGGTGAGGCAGAAATTGAACTGGAATTCCCCTTTGGTGTGGACGTCAACGAGGCGCTGATCAACGTCAGTAACGCGCTATCTCAGGTGCCTAATTATCCAGAAAACGTCGACCAACCGGTATTGTACAGTAGTTCGTTTTCAGCTAATGCGTTTATGTTTTTTACCCTCAAACCACAGCCTGGCAACCCGCTCAATATAGATGTTGATATGTTGCGTGATTATGCCGAAGACTTTGTGCGCCCAGAAATGGAGCGAGTCAGTGGTGTTTCCCAGGTAAATGTACGTGGTGGGGCCTTGTATCAAGTACAAATACTCATCGACCAACAGCAGCTTGCGAGTCGTAACATCAGCCTGGTGGCGGTGCGTGATGCTATTCGCAGCCGCAATCGCGACGCCTCGGCGGGCGATATCGACGGTGGTAAGCGACGTTATTTGCTACGCATGGTTGGGCGCTTTGAATCGGCCCAGGCGTTAGCGGAGCTGGTGATAGCTCAGCGTGATAACACCACGATTCGCCTTAAGGATGTGGCCACTATTAAGCTCGATCATTATGAGCTACGTGATATTGATTATAACGATGGCGAGCGCGCTCTGATGCTTTCGGTACGTCGTGAAAGTGGCTCTAATGTCATGGCTATTAAAGAGCAAATGATGCAGGTCGTTGAGCGCATCAACCAAGATATGTTGGCCAACAATGGTTTGCAATTAACCTTGCTCAGTGACGATGTGCGCTATGTTAAAGGCTCAGTAGAGAATGTATGGACGAACTTGGCGCTCGGAGCATTGCTGGCAACATTGGTGATGTTTTGGTTCTTGAAAAGCCCACGCTCGACCTTAATTGGTGTGCTAGGCATCCCGATATGTACCATCGCCGCATTCTTAGGGTTGTTGCTGTTTGAGCGCACCATCAACGTTATTTCTCTTGCCGGGGTAGCATTTGCCATAGGTATGACCGTGGATAATACCATTGTTGTGCTGGAGAATATTGAACAAGCTCGTCGGCGTGGCCTCGATAAGATCAACGCGGCAATAGCCGGAGTGCAAGAAGTGTGGCCGGCGGTGGTGGCTTCAACCTTGACTACGGTGTTAGTGTTTGCGCCGATTTTATTTATCCGCCAAGAAGCAGGACAGTTATATTCTGACGTGGCCATCGCAATTTCTGCAGCGATTATAGCGTCAATGCTTGTGGCGCTGATGGTTGTTCCCGCTGCATGTGCAAGGTTTACGCAGCACAGTGCGCAACGCGGTGAGAATCTGGCCAAACCCATGGCACTGCCACGGGCCATAGTGACTATGCTCGCGCATCCTACTCAGCGCCGACTGTGTATCGTCATAGGCGTATTCGCGCTGCTTGGCGGAGCTTGGCTGCTAATGCCCAAAGCGGAGTATTTACCCGAAGGGGAAGAGCCCAAGGCTTTTTCCATGATGATTGCACCGCCGGGTTACAACCTCAGTCATATGCAGAAAATTAGCGATGAGCTGCTGCCCTACTTTAATCGCCATCTTAATGACGATGGTACTGCTTACAACGCCGGGGAAACGGCTATGCCGCCGCTAAAGTATTACTCCATGTCGGTGGGGGTAGGCAGTATTTGGTTTTTAAGTGAACCTAAAGATCCGCAACATATTGAGGCCATGATGGCGGCCATCACTGATAAATTCAAAAGCTACCCAGGAATGCGCGCTTTTTCCTCCCGGGGCTCAATCATATCCAGCAATGACGGTGGCACCCGCGCTGTGGCTATTGATATTAGCGGCCCCGAGCAAACGGCGTTGTATCGCGCTGCCGATGCCGTGTATCGCCTTGCCAGTGAGGTGTTTGACAACCCCCAAGTTGACTCCGAGCCGTCATCGCTGACCCTGGACCAACCGCTTATTGAAATCAAACCACGCTGGCAGCGCCTCGCTGAGGTGGGTGTAAGCGCCGAGGAACTCGGTTATACCGTGGCTGCACTGAGTGACGGTGCCTATGTTGATGAATTGATCCTTGATGATGATAAGGTCGATGTGTTTCTTTTCTCCGAGGCTGGCAATCGCCAAAGTTTGGCACAATTAGCCCAATCACCGGTAGTGACGCCACAAGGGATACTGCCATTGAATGCCTTGGCGGATTTAGAGGAAAAAGCGGACAGTGACAGTTTACGCCGTGTTGATGGGCGGCGCACGGTCACCGTGTATATTATACCGCCTCGCGATGTGGCCTTGGAAACAGCGCAGCAACGGGTGCGTGAACAACTGTTGGTGCAGTTAAAGCAGCAAGGCGACTTATTACCGGGAGTAAATGTGAGTATCGGTGGCGCAGCCGATCAGCTCGACAAGACCCGAGCTGCACTAAGCAGTAACTTTATCGTCGCGCTGGCGCTGTGTTATTTGTTGTTGGTCGCTATTTTCAAACACTGGGGTTATCCACTGTTTATTATGGCCACCGTCCCTTTAGGTATGGCCGGTGGGCTGTTGGGCTTGGTGATGATCAACGGTCTCGGAGGGCTATTGGCGGGCTTTCATCAGCCTTTCGATATGATCACTATGCTGGGCTTTTTAATTCTCCTTGGCACGGTGGTGAATAACCCTATTCTTATTGTTGACCAAAGCCGACGCAACATAGAGTCTGGCGCACAGTCGGTGCTTGAAGCGGTTACTAACGCGCTGCAAACGCGCTTAAAACCTATTGTTATGTCGACCATGACGACTTTGTGTGGCTTAGCTCCGCTGGTGTTTATTCCCGGCGAGGGGTCGGAGTTGTATCGTGGTGTGGGGATGATCGTGCTGTGCGGGATTGCGGTATCAACATTGGTCAGCTTAACCGTGTTGCCAGCGCTGTTGGTAAGTCTGCTGAGACATAAGCAACGCTAG
- a CDS encoding short-chain dehydrogenase: MKNLLMALTLAATTAFTSAQALALELTEKDVENFIKAAPAVTNWADKQGQQFDSAALLGAQGSEQNNKSMSDSAIAMLKNTDSYQQFADVISRYGFTPEQLISVGSEVTAAYLANVKGDLSAEDKARVDEVMGGLQSLSGSSNKTNSLLGAMGSANQASEDVSDTNIALVEEYMPQLKKLFSVLGQ, encoded by the coding sequence ATGAAGAATTTATTGATGGCGCTTACACTGGCCGCGACCACGGCCTTTACCAGCGCTCAGGCTCTGGCGCTAGAGCTCACGGAAAAAGACGTCGAAAACTTTATTAAGGCAGCACCCGCTGTGACCAATTGGGCAGATAAGCAAGGGCAGCAGTTTGATAGTGCCGCCCTACTCGGCGCCCAAGGTAGCGAGCAAAACAACAAGTCAATGAGTGATAGCGCCATTGCGATGTTGAAAAATACCGATAGCTACCAACAGTTTGCAGATGTGATCAGCCGCTATGGCTTTACCCCTGAGCAACTGATCAGTGTCGGCAGTGAAGTGACTGCCGCGTATTTAGCCAATGTTAAAGGCGATTTATCTGCCGAAGATAAGGCCCGTGTTGATGAGGTTATGGGCGGCCTACAAAGCCTCTCTGGTAGTAGCAACAAGACCAACTCTTTGCTCGGTGCCATGGGCAGTGCAAATCAAGCGAGTGAGGATGTCAGCGACACTAATATTGCTTTGGTAGAAGAATACATGCCGCAGCTGAAAAAGCTATTCTCGGTCCTAGGGCAATAA
- the arfB gene encoding alternative ribosome rescue aminoacyl-tRNA hydrolase ArfB produces MLQISNTVTIDEWEVELSAIRSQGAGGQNVNKVATAIHLRFDINRSKLPDFYKQRLLAYRDSRITKDGVVVIKAQSHRTQELNREEALKRLKELILAATKVEKKRRPTKPTRSAQRKRVDKKVQRGRTKQLRKIPKL; encoded by the coding sequence ATGTTGCAGATATCTAATACGGTGACCATAGACGAATGGGAAGTGGAGCTGTCTGCCATCCGCTCGCAAGGGGCCGGTGGTCAGAACGTCAACAAGGTGGCAACGGCGATCCATTTGCGCTTTGATATTAACCGCTCGAAATTACCCGACTTTTATAAACAGCGGCTACTGGCCTATCGCGATAGCCGTATCACTAAAGATGGGGTTGTGGTGATCAAGGCACAAAGTCATCGCACTCAAGAGCTCAATCGGGAAGAAGCACTGAAACGTTTAAAAGAGCTTATTTTGGCCGCCACCAAGGTTGAGAAAAAGCGCCGCCCCACCAAACCTACACGCAGCGCTCAGCGTAAACGTGTGGACAAAAAAGTGCAGCGCGGGCGTACTAAGCAATTGCGCAAAATACCCAAACTTTAA
- a CDS encoding NAD(P)H-dependent flavin oxidoreductase codes for MDLLSTLNLAYPIIQAPMAGVQDEKLAIAVAHGGGLGSLPCAMLSAEQIMAQVSEFRQHTQRAPINLNFFCHSMPSLNQAEQSRWQQLLAPYYQALECHPNDDLGVLRQPFSAQHVAVLEQLRPEVVSFHFGLPEEKQLQRVKATGAVVLSSANTLAEARWLAQHGCDVIIAQGIEAGGHRAMFSSTLAEQGTTAQLCQQILAAKDINVPVIAAGGITQAEHVAHYLSMGVIAVQVGTSYLLCDEATTSAVHRQALRAEHRQTAITNLYSGRPARGITTSFMQEQGFISDQVPAFPYASAKLAPLRAKAQTLGKDDFTPLWSGTDRSGCHAISAAELTRDLAAQLK; via the coding sequence ATGGATTTGCTCAGCACACTTAACCTAGCATACCCAATTATTCAGGCGCCTATGGCGGGAGTACAAGATGAAAAGCTCGCCATAGCCGTTGCTCATGGCGGTGGTTTAGGCTCCCTTCCTTGTGCCATGCTCAGTGCAGAGCAAATCATGGCGCAAGTCAGTGAATTTCGCCAACACACCCAGCGTGCCCCAATTAATCTTAACTTTTTCTGCCATTCTATGCCGAGCTTAAATCAGGCTGAGCAAAGCCGCTGGCAGCAATTGTTAGCACCTTATTATCAGGCACTTGAATGTCACCCAAACGATGACCTAGGGGTGCTCAGGCAACCGTTTTCTGCGCAGCATGTTGCTGTGCTGGAGCAGCTGCGCCCGGAAGTCGTAAGCTTTCATTTTGGCTTGCCTGAAGAAAAACAATTACAACGTGTAAAAGCAACCGGTGCTGTGGTGTTATCCTCAGCGAACACATTAGCCGAGGCGCGCTGGCTCGCCCAGCATGGGTGTGATGTGATTATTGCTCAAGGTATTGAAGCGGGAGGCCATCGTGCGATGTTCTCATCAACGCTTGCTGAGCAGGGGACAACGGCGCAATTGTGTCAGCAAATCCTGGCTGCCAAAGACATTAACGTGCCAGTGATAGCTGCGGGCGGCATTACTCAGGCTGAGCACGTGGCACATTATTTGAGCATGGGAGTCATTGCTGTACAGGTAGGCACCAGTTACCTGTTGTGTGATGAGGCCACTACCAGTGCTGTGCATCGTCAAGCGCTGCGCGCAGAGCACCGGCAAACGGCAATAACCAACTTATACTCTGGCCGCCCGGCGCGGGGGATCACCACCTCTTTTATGCAAGAGCAAGGCTTTATAAGCGACCAAGTCCCTGCTTTCCCCTACGCCAGTGCCAAGCTAGCACCACTACGTGCTAAGGCGCAAACCTTGGGCAAAGATGATTTTACGCCGCTATGGAGTGGCACCGATCGCAGTGGCTGCCACGCCATAAGCGCAGCCGAACTGACTCGGGATTTAGCCGCACAACTCAAATAG
- a CDS encoding DUF2955 domain-containing protein, whose product MSLTANDIRQMLRIATGATLGFSLSKLFDWPNGIFFTVYPMLLLGLVPIINAHIVRQFIASALFCGFAVLVLQGLFGFHPILMSILAFAMFALLFYQMSRGAHFLFGAMSVVGLSIQLHFASYSATGLGLYPLIFSNFLAVTVSLVSAYIMHWLFPDVSTRTPISRAAKDAASVRHEVLLCATVATLSFMVFQILDLQDSVSAQAASILILFPLCWKAASMAGWQRAIGTLIGCNLALAAQLLLFTYSQILVFPILVLWILTFVFSRYHVLGGGMPGVGFGVITTFGILFGQSLAPNQDLVYSALYRFSSVCVAITASLCLVYVIHHILNRFAATRHHTFT is encoded by the coding sequence ATGAGCCTAACCGCCAACGACATTCGCCAAATGCTCCGCATCGCCACCGGCGCAACGCTCGGGTTTAGCTTGAGTAAGCTGTTTGATTGGCCCAATGGTATTTTCTTTACTGTCTACCCTATGCTGTTGCTGGGTTTAGTACCGATCATAAATGCGCATATTGTCCGCCAGTTTATCGCCAGTGCATTGTTTTGTGGCTTCGCGGTATTGGTGCTGCAAGGCTTATTTGGTTTTCATCCAATCCTGATGTCGATACTGGCTTTTGCCATGTTTGCATTGTTATTTTATCAAATGAGTCGCGGTGCCCACTTCCTATTCGGCGCCATGAGTGTGGTTGGGCTATCTATTCAATTACATTTCGCCAGTTACAGCGCCACCGGCTTGGGCTTATACCCATTGATCTTTAGTAACTTTTTGGCAGTAACTGTGAGCCTAGTCAGTGCCTATATTATGCATTGGCTATTTCCTGATGTGAGCACGCGCACGCCCATCTCGCGCGCCGCTAAAGATGCAGCCAGTGTCCGCCATGAGGTGCTGTTATGTGCCACCGTCGCCACCCTCTCTTTTATGGTCTTTCAGATACTGGATTTACAAGATTCGGTATCGGCCCAAGCCGCCTCTATTTTGATTCTCTTTCCACTGTGTTGGAAAGCGGCATCAATGGCGGGTTGGCAACGCGCTATCGGCACGTTAATCGGTTGCAACTTGGCGTTGGCAGCGCAATTACTCTTGTTTACCTACAGCCAGATTCTGGTGTTTCCAATATTGGTGTTGTGGATCCTCACCTTTGTCTTTAGTCGCTACCATGTATTAGGAGGCGGTATGCCGGGGGTTGGATTTGGCGTTATCACCACCTTTGGCATTTTATTCGGACAATCACTCGCGCCAAACCAAGACTTAGTATATAGCGCATTGTACCGCTTCAGCTCTGTGTGTGTGGCGATCACCGCCAGTTTATGTCTAGTGTATGTTATCCACCATATTTTGAATCGCTTTGCGGCCACGCGCCATCATACCTTTACCTAA
- a CDS encoding HlyD family secretion protein, which translates to MLFILCFGYFIVADLYMPMTPQARVYHPVTQITPQVNGKIVTVAVRNNQHVRQGEVLMRIDPRPYQLAVKRAELALAQVQQQNQQLDADIKALRADLSAAQAKLHEQQSLHQRSRTLLDKQAISQQRSDEISAALASAQAQVSTVKAKLQALIIKRGAHGEDNIAWQQARNQLQQAQLNLSYTEVVAPHDGIISNLQVTTGTYAKAGMAMTGLVTEQLDLAADFREKSLYHVRIGNRALVSFDALPGQVFAAHVSELAAGSSAGQLSANGTLAEVETSNRWVRDAQRQRVHLQLDDEFTSTHLASGARATVQIVPDDPVEQLLANAQIQAVSLMHYIY; encoded by the coding sequence ATGCTGTTTATCCTGTGCTTTGGCTATTTTATTGTTGCTGATTTATACATGCCAATGACACCACAGGCGCGCGTTTACCACCCAGTGACGCAAATCACCCCGCAGGTTAATGGCAAAATTGTTACTGTGGCGGTTCGCAATAATCAACATGTGCGCCAAGGCGAGGTACTCATGCGTATCGACCCTCGCCCATACCAACTTGCTGTAAAACGAGCCGAACTGGCCTTGGCACAAGTGCAACAGCAAAACCAACAGCTCGATGCTGACATCAAGGCTTTGCGCGCCGACTTATCGGCGGCTCAAGCCAAGTTACATGAGCAGCAAAGCCTACATCAACGCAGCCGTACCCTACTTGATAAACAGGCTATTTCGCAGCAGCGCAGTGATGAGATCAGTGCCGCACTGGCCAGTGCCCAGGCACAGGTCAGTACCGTAAAAGCCAAGCTGCAAGCACTGATAATAAAGCGCGGCGCGCACGGTGAGGACAATATCGCTTGGCAACAGGCCCGTAATCAGCTGCAGCAGGCACAGCTGAATCTCAGTTATACCGAAGTGGTGGCGCCTCATGATGGCATTATTAGCAATCTACAAGTGACCACAGGTACCTATGCCAAAGCAGGAATGGCGATGACGGGGCTGGTGACTGAGCAACTAGACTTGGCCGCTGATTTTCGTGAAAAATCGCTGTATCACGTGCGTATCGGCAACCGCGCCTTAGTCAGCTTCGATGCTCTACCCGGGCAAGTGTTTGCAGCCCATGTCAGCGAGCTTGCCGCAGGCTCAAGCGCCGGGCAGCTCAGCGCCAATGGGACCCTGGCTGAGGTCGAAACCTCTAACCGCTGGGTCCGTGATGCCCAACGTCAACGCGTGCATTTGCAACTCGATGATGAGTTTACCTCAACCCACCTTGCCAGTGGCGCGAGAGCCACCGTGCAAATCGTGCCCGATGACCCAGTGGAGCAACTGCTAGCCAACGCACAAATTCAGGCCGTGAGCCTAATGCACTATATCTATTAA
- a CDS encoding MarR family transcriptional regulator — MADIPFHETLDLSLCGKLGRVHRICRQAVSVAVEPLGFTQPGWTAMMHMHHLGEGCTQHQLATSLDIEMPSLTRTLKQLEHAQVIERRVDEHDKRCRRLYFTAQGEQQLSALKARISEVKTHLYRGLSDEQLNMMALGLVALEDNANQFMEDQE, encoded by the coding sequence ATGGCTGATATTCCTTTTCATGAAACCCTCGATTTAAGCTTATGTGGCAAGCTTGGCCGCGTTCACCGTATCTGCCGACAAGCGGTGTCAGTCGCCGTTGAGCCACTAGGGTTCACACAACCGGGTTGGACGGCAATGATGCATATGCACCATCTTGGCGAAGGCTGTACGCAGCACCAACTGGCCACTAGCTTAGATATAGAAATGCCAAGCCTCACCCGCACCCTGAAACAACTGGAGCACGCACAGGTGATTGAGCGCCGTGTCGATGAGCACGATAAGCGCTGTCGGCGCCTATATTTCACAGCGCAAGGTGAACAGCAATTATCGGCGCTCAAAGCGCGGATCAGCGAGGTCAAAACTCACTTATACCGAGGGTTGAGCGATGAGCAGCTTAATATGATGGCGCTTGGCCTAGTGGCCTTAGAAGACAATGCCAATCAATTTATGGAGGACCAAGAGTGA
- a CDS encoding DUF4198 domain-containing protein, with protein MKLATIISAALCTALATTAVISQSAHAHRVWLKPSTTVVSGDDEWITFDAAIANGIFNPDHYAYPLERLTAIGPDGQAVDLENSAKLRYRSVFDLHLQQQGTYRVFNASRSIVARWVDAEGERQYWPGRGKTGTLAQFKQQVPSDAKELQVSDVARRMETFVTLGAPNDTAITPSGQGLELNALTHPNDLYVDESAPMQLLIDGQPAVGAKVTLVRQGERYRDSNIATQLTADDNGQIELQFTQPGMYWFEAEYEDQQAKAPAQTRRGSYVAVFEVLPL; from the coding sequence ATGAAGCTAGCAACAATTATCAGCGCGGCGCTATGCACCGCCCTTGCAACCACAGCCGTTATTAGCCAATCAGCACACGCCCACCGAGTGTGGCTTAAACCAAGTACCACAGTGGTCTCAGGTGATGATGAATGGATCACCTTTGACGCCGCAATCGCCAACGGCATTTTTAATCCCGACCATTATGCCTATCCGCTTGAGCGACTGACTGCAATTGGCCCCGATGGCCAAGCTGTGGATTTAGAAAATAGCGCCAAGCTTCGCTATCGCAGTGTGTTTGATCTGCACCTACAGCAGCAAGGAACCTACCGCGTATTTAACGCCAGCCGCTCCATTGTCGCCCGCTGGGTGGATGCAGAGGGCGAACGTCAATATTGGCCTGGCCGTGGAAAGACCGGCACTTTAGCGCAGTTCAAACAGCAAGTACCCAGCGATGCCAAAGAGTTGCAAGTGAGCGATGTTGCTCGTCGCATGGAAACCTTCGTCACCCTTGGAGCTCCTAATGACACGGCAATTACCCCAAGCGGCCAAGGGCTCGAGCTTAATGCCCTAACCCACCCGAACGATTTATACGTTGATGAAAGTGCTCCTATGCAGCTACTGATCGATGGCCAGCCTGCAGTTGGGGCAAAGGTAACCTTAGTTCGTCAAGGCGAGCGGTATCGTGATAGCAACATCGCCACACAGTTAACCGCCGATGATAATGGTCAAATTGAGCTGCAATTTACGCAGCCAGGAATGTACTGGTTTGAAGCCGAGTATGAAGACCAGCAAGCCAAAGCTCCGGCGCAAACTCGCCGTGGCAGTTATGTGGCCGTGTTCGAGGTATTGCCGCTGTAA